One Bdellovibrio bacteriovorus str. Tiberius DNA segment encodes these proteins:
- a CDS encoding FG-GAP repeat protein: MKCLLSILLYVACGVLISCAKAGLQSTNLPSKFNGLESAVAISPTSVRLSWPLQARFKEYRIYQKGFNTPKKTETFATTTLNSLTPDSYYEFSTSGVDATTDEEFGFDSYMTVKTLANFSGIPSSGLQSQSNGSVEVSWVKNGDGVTYKIFAKRENETWDLTSPVNTVVSKSTSLVNSLPSGAKYCFWVMAFYDDGTFEPSNMSETYLNSKAPCVLVQSQLSNLPAVRMNSAFVGNFPWFWTEGGDSTYKTEIFERFTDIRLATVSGNDYFRSIIPIAPGVKNIYAKVTAADGKVTIVDVQPDGLPGLSKPLVRSLEGSGAKAPLLPRLIGGGLGMQELGNGVQVGDFNCDGYKDVAVSAPRATPYISERHYDATGAVSIFYGYQPPDEIDSNGNIVRPKPRLKTDVTPTADASFPDPQLIYYTDLTSDARLGIRIAVGNVNGDCFSRYKPPEGVVDNDPKINRVGLCDDLFTPAVPPADLNKLKEIHTCDDLAMQTNDGAVFVVFGDPVRGLVTGAGGSAYGLNEATCDPTSFKCRPAKYRDSTTAYVHSITFGDYNNDGFDDLAMGVTTNANKRQVHVLRGDRFGLYPASAAKSHAKIDAETIGAGDLTDGTFVGSSVSEDFGGAVASAYNSRTCTNGGGYVFRTSPAPKNKGFEFNKCDDLVIGAPQRAAGRGSILACKGVQPTSGSDLQQITSWMCKESYPDTTLGISASHITVKGYGYSLLGVQNQNGYPLTKVIGTTNSTPDVSGAVFVGAPTSTVSGRTNAGVVFGYYMTPRSSDFTTGGLQGILEPVQTINAVNSLACDAKNRNVLTGSLEHCENQAIHTSPSEAGVQYGRSLGTVADIEDVTRGLPSLAVGVPYRTVTSSDGKKAIANHGVVYLYKPDVSTLGTEAGVRIDAPQLSDDDSYGCATNCTWYSGGVNPFGASIIYAKDMTAGAQIGAGGLAGADFNGDKTGDLIIGAPYLSSPSYYNGAAFVFKSNGSFAASVTTPDQTINVNFSKELNYHYERAKVVGDLNGDGYADVVTHISVASTVELVVFYGSATGLVTTPEPSRNPIAPLHPLKLAVDSDPGFGREFHRIGSVNGDAYDDLLILGTYGSYIYYGSSSGVVYANAPSLAPVGQNPLRFGLGGTDTIAFHADGNMYGSTSLSGLSVGTFNNINRAVAYGDFNADGYSDFALGTYTTLAPSADVIPGGVNMAVGNKGRVFVIYGSSTGPQTNRATGTIRLQDDNGAAADVLVENPCSETLPKVCKVQMLASNDTGVTFGWNLVGIDSLDVLAGEETDELVVSDPSLTTMKGRIYLFKGGARGLAFTPIQKLDPAAAAERFGYEVAAAGDINGDGVVDIVVSAPVAGKIYTFYGGQVGSAYAFYGSTSLATTDLFLAGSTPIARNTLHASQSQPKPQRLEVLGTDAVFEAADAFGYGLAGLGDVNNDGYADIIVNMPGKDYDLEEVQADSGAYVIYYGSLLGLKINSTPTTTPRCYGGSSPMCEPYLLYLPERKAYEYTYISNSVSGDINGDGVPDVILGAPGRNHPSGKAFSTGVVYVLY, translated from the coding sequence ATGAAATGTCTTTTATCAATCCTCTTGTACGTTGCATGTGGTGTTCTGATTTCGTGTGCGAAAGCCGGTCTTCAAAGCACTAACTTGCCATCTAAATTCAACGGTTTGGAAAGCGCCGTGGCGATCTCGCCAACGAGTGTAAGACTATCATGGCCTTTGCAGGCTCGATTCAAAGAATATCGAATTTATCAAAAAGGTTTTAATACTCCGAAAAAAACTGAGACTTTTGCGACAACGACTTTGAACAGTCTGACTCCCGACAGCTATTATGAATTTTCAACTTCCGGTGTGGACGCAACGACAGACGAGGAGTTTGGTTTCGACAGTTACATGACCGTGAAGACCCTTGCGAATTTTTCGGGCATTCCTTCTTCCGGTTTGCAGTCCCAGTCCAATGGTTCTGTGGAAGTCAGCTGGGTAAAAAACGGGGATGGGGTCACATATAAAATTTTTGCCAAGCGTGAAAATGAAACTTGGGATCTGACGTCGCCGGTGAACACCGTTGTCAGCAAAAGCACCAGCCTGGTGAATTCTTTGCCGAGCGGTGCAAAGTACTGCTTCTGGGTCATGGCTTTTTACGATGATGGCACTTTCGAACCGTCCAACATGAGCGAGACCTATCTGAATTCAAAAGCACCTTGCGTGCTGGTCCAGTCTCAGTTGTCGAATTTGCCAGCGGTACGCATGAACTCTGCTTTCGTGGGTAACTTCCCCTGGTTCTGGACTGAAGGCGGGGATTCCACCTATAAAACCGAAATTTTCGAAAGATTTACGGACATTCGTCTGGCTACGGTGTCAGGGAATGACTATTTCCGCTCCATCATTCCGATCGCTCCGGGCGTTAAGAACATTTATGCGAAAGTCACTGCCGCTGATGGCAAGGTGACTATCGTGGATGTACAGCCGGATGGGCTGCCGGGCCTGAGCAAGCCTCTGGTGCGAAGCCTTGAAGGTTCGGGGGCTAAAGCCCCGTTGTTGCCACGCTTGATTGGCGGCGGTTTGGGAATGCAGGAACTTGGTAACGGCGTTCAGGTCGGTGACTTTAACTGTGACGGTTACAAAGACGTGGCGGTGTCCGCTCCGCGTGCGACTCCTTATATTAGTGAACGTCACTATGATGCAACCGGTGCGGTTTCCATTTTCTATGGTTATCAGCCGCCGGATGAAATTGATTCCAACGGCAATATCGTTCGTCCGAAGCCACGCTTGAAAACTGATGTGACCCCAACAGCGGATGCATCGTTCCCGGATCCGCAACTTATTTATTATACGGATCTGACTTCGGATGCGCGTTTGGGCATTCGTATCGCGGTCGGAAACGTGAATGGCGATTGCTTCAGCCGCTACAAACCACCTGAAGGTGTGGTGGACAACGATCCAAAGATCAACCGCGTGGGTCTGTGTGATGATTTGTTCACGCCCGCAGTGCCACCGGCTGATTTGAACAAGCTTAAAGAAATTCACACCTGTGATGACCTTGCCATGCAAACCAACGATGGCGCGGTTTTTGTCGTTTTCGGTGACCCGGTCCGTGGTCTGGTAACAGGTGCGGGTGGTAGTGCTTATGGTCTGAATGAGGCGACTTGTGACCCGACGTCTTTCAAATGTCGTCCGGCCAAGTATCGTGATTCAACCACAGCTTATGTGCATTCGATCACTTTTGGTGACTATAACAATGACGGCTTTGATGACCTGGCTATGGGTGTGACCACCAACGCCAATAAACGTCAGGTTCATGTTCTGCGTGGTGACCGCTTCGGTCTTTACCCTGCAAGTGCAGCTAAAAGCCATGCCAAAATTGACGCTGAAACCATCGGGGCAGGGGATCTGACTGACGGCACCTTCGTGGGTTCCAGCGTGAGTGAAGACTTCGGTGGCGCCGTAGCGTCGGCTTACAATTCACGTACTTGTACAAATGGCGGCGGCTACGTTTTCAGAACGTCTCCGGCTCCTAAAAACAAAGGCTTTGAATTCAACAAGTGTGATGACCTTGTGATCGGTGCGCCTCAGCGTGCAGCGGGCCGTGGATCGATCCTGGCTTGTAAAGGTGTTCAGCCTACGTCCGGATCTGATCTGCAGCAGATCACCAGCTGGATGTGTAAGGAATCTTATCCGGACACGACTTTGGGGATCAGTGCTTCTCACATCACGGTCAAAGGATACGGCTATTCTTTGCTGGGTGTGCAAAATCAGAATGGTTATCCTTTAACGAAAGTTATTGGAACGACCAACTCGACTCCGGACGTTTCCGGTGCCGTGTTTGTCGGAGCACCAACATCCACAGTTTCAGGCCGTACCAACGCCGGAGTGGTGTTTGGTTATTATATGACTCCAAGATCCTCTGACTTTACGACCGGTGGATTGCAGGGGATTCTGGAACCGGTTCAGACGATCAATGCCGTGAATTCTTTGGCCTGTGATGCGAAAAACAGAAACGTTCTGACGGGCAGTCTTGAACACTGTGAAAATCAGGCGATTCATACCAGTCCGTCTGAAGCGGGCGTTCAGTACGGACGTTCTTTGGGTACGGTGGCGGATATCGAGGACGTGACACGTGGCTTGCCATCATTGGCGGTCGGTGTTCCTTACCGTACCGTGACCAGCAGTGATGGTAAAAAAGCCATTGCCAATCACGGGGTAGTGTATCTTTACAAACCCGACGTATCCACATTAGGTACAGAGGCCGGGGTTCGTATCGATGCTCCACAATTGTCTGATGATGATTCCTATGGTTGTGCGACCAACTGTACCTGGTACAGCGGCGGTGTGAATCCATTTGGTGCTTCCATTATTTACGCCAAAGACATGACCGCGGGTGCTCAGATCGGTGCCGGCGGTTTGGCAGGGGCTGACTTCAACGGTGATAAAACCGGGGATCTGATCATTGGCGCACCATATCTTTCCAGTCCTTCTTACTATAACGGTGCGGCTTTCGTCTTTAAGTCCAACGGCTCCTTCGCGGCTTCCGTAACGACGCCGGATCAGACGATCAATGTGAACTTCAGTAAAGAACTGAACTATCACTATGAACGCGCCAAAGTTGTTGGCGATCTGAATGGTGACGGTTACGCGGACGTTGTTACGCACATTTCAGTCGCGAGCACGGTTGAACTGGTGGTCTTCTATGGAAGTGCGACGGGGCTGGTGACAACGCCTGAGCCTTCGCGCAATCCGATTGCTCCACTGCACCCATTGAAATTGGCAGTGGACAGTGACCCAGGGTTTGGCCGGGAATTCCACCGCATCGGCAGTGTGAACGGCGATGCTTACGACGATCTGCTGATTTTGGGAACTTACGGCAGCTATATCTATTATGGATCCTCCAGTGGGGTGGTTTACGCCAATGCTCCATCTTTGGCGCCGGTGGGTCAGAATCCACTTCGATTCGGTCTGGGCGGGACGGATACTATTGCCTTCCATGCTGACGGCAATATGTATGGTTCAACTTCATTGTCGGGCCTGTCAGTGGGTACGTTTAATAACATCAATCGCGCCGTCGCTTATGGTGACTTCAATGCCGACGGCTACAGTGACTTTGCTTTGGGCACATACACCACACTAGCACCAAGTGCTGATGTTATTCCGGGTGGAGTGAACATGGCCGTGGGTAACAAAGGCCGTGTGTTTGTGATCTATGGTTCGTCCACAGGTCCACAAACAAATCGTGCAACCGGAACGATCCGTTTGCAGGACGATAACGGAGCGGCGGCGGATGTCCTGGTGGAAAACCCGTGCAGCGAAACTTTGCCCAAGGTTTGTAAGGTTCAGATGCTGGCTTCCAACGACACGGGTGTGACCTTCGGTTGGAATCTTGTGGGTATTGATTCCCTGGACGTACTGGCGGGTGAAGAAACCGACGAACTGGTCGTCAGTGATCCTTCTTTGACGACGATGAAGGGACGTATCTATCTGTTTAAAGGTGGGGCACGCGGTTTAGCTTTTACTCCAATTCAAAAATTAGATCCTGCGGCTGCAGCTGAACGCTTCGGTTATGAAGTGGCAGCAGCGGGTGACATCAACGGTGACGGCGTTGTCGACATCGTGGTGTCAGCACCAGTTGCTGGTAAAATCTATACCTTCTATGGTGGCCAGGTCGGCAGTGCTTATGCCTTCTATGGTTCGACATCTCTGGCGACGACAGACTTGTTCCTGGCTGGGTCTACACCGATTGCCAGAAATACTCTGCATGCCAGTCAGTCCCAGCCAAAACCTCAGCGTCTTGAGGTTCTTGGAACTGATGCCGTCTTTGAGGCTGCTGATGCCTTCGGTTACGGTCTGGCGGGATTGGGTGACGTGAATAATGACGGCTATGCGGACATCATTGTGAATATGCCGGGCAAGGACTACGACCTGGAAGAAGTTCAGGCCGATTCCGGAGCTTACGTAATCTATTACGGCAGTTTGCTGGGATTGAAGATCAATTCCACGCCTACCACAACTCCACGCTGCTATGGCGGTTCTTCACCGATGTGTGAACCGTACCTGCTGTATCTGCCCGAGCGAAAAGCATACGAATACACTTATATATCCAACAGTGTGAGCGGTGACATCAATGGCGACGGGGTTCCAGATGTGATTCTGGGGGCTCCGGGTCGTAATCACCCATCAGGCAAGGCATTCTCGACAGGAGTCGTCTATGTTCTCTATTAA